Proteins encoded by one window of Lepeophtheirus salmonis chromosome 3, UVic_Lsal_1.4, whole genome shotgun sequence:
- the LOC121114588 gene encoding glycerate kinase has product MQENESFVHKENPSLEDVLQRILSLINPSVVIRKYISETCHGDNVTVIGFGKAVYSMAVAVESAVQVLKGSIISIPVGIVEDPPLVNITVKKGAKNNLPDKDSLHATKEILDVVSDLGAEDHLVILISGGGSACLSGVISPMSLDKKISIIRELSVSGATINEINTVRKRLSTVKGGKLINYIPKSIRHITAFILSDVLGDPLDIIASGTTVPNTDDPKIAENILQKYNIYLNEETLSILKQVTANDQSDLFGRVKHIFVGNLGMAIDLTHHVLKNNLKYHVIQLSGQIQGEASLIGNEFGRLFLGILEGKFIIPDALVSEEQSLFSQEQFDSIISERPVTFIGGGETVVSMNPSDPKMGLGGRNQELVLGFTQTISANKEMYYNSKYKVEFISCGTDGIDGPTDAAGAVFTDSLLSDPLSIDEYLDKHDSYGYFSSANRGRNHIKIGCTGTNVLDLHILRIFLKKVIPTTNN; this is encoded by the exons atgcagGAAAACGAAA GTTTTGTTCATAAGGAGAATCCTTCATTGGAGGATGTTTTACAAAGGATATTATCTCTAATCAATCCTTCCGTAGTAATAAGGAAATATATCTCTGAAACATGCCATGGAGATAATGTAACAGTGATTGGTTTCGGAAAAGCTGTTTATTCCATGGCAGTGGCCGTAGAGTCTGCTGTTCAAGTGTTAAAAGGAAGTATTATATCAATTCCAGTTGGAATTGTAGAAGATCCTCCCTTGGTCAACATTACGGTGAAGAAAGGGGCCAAAAATAATTTGCCAGATAAGGATTCATTACACGCCACAAAAGAAATACTAGATGTAGTATCAGACCTTGGAGCAGAAGATCATTTAGTCATACTGATATCAGGCGGCGGTAGTGCTTGCCTGTCAGGCGTTATTAGTCCCATGTCTCTAGACAAGAAAATTTCTATCATACGGGAACTCTCTGTTTCTGGAGCtactattaatgaaattaatactGTTCGAAAACGATTATCAACCgttaaag gtggaAAGTTAATCAATTACATTCCTAAGTCAATTCGACATATCACAGCATTTATACTGTCAGATGTATTAGGAGATCCTTTGGACATCATTGCATCTGGAACTACAGTGCCCAATACTGATGATCCTAAAATAGctgaaaacattcttcaaaagtATAACATTTATCTTAATGAGGAAACACTTTCTATATTAAAGCAAGTGACAGCCAATGATCAATCTGATCTATTTGGGCGTGTCAAgcatatttttgtaggaaatttaGGAATGGCCATAGATCTGACACATCATGTACTCAAAAATAACCTCAAGTATCATGTAATTCAATTAAGCGGTCAAATCCAAGGTGAAGCCAGTTTAATTGGAAATGAATTTGGGCGATTATTTCTTGGAATACTTGAAGGAAAATTTATTATCCCTGATGCACTAGTCTCTGAGGAGCAATCCCTTTTTTCACAAGAG CAATTTGATAGTATCATATCTGAGAGACCCGTCACATTTATTGGCGGCGGAGAAACAGTTGTATCAATGAACCCTTCTGATCCGAAAATGGGCCTCGGTGGAAGAAATCAAGAACTGGTTCTCGGCTTCACTCAAACCATCTCTGCAAACAAGgaaatgtattataattctaaatataaagttgaatttATTAGTTGTGGAACCGATGGGATTGATGGTCCAACTGATGCTGCAGGAGCTGTATTTACTGATTCTTTACTAAGTGATCCATTATCCATTGACGAATATTTGGATAAACATGATAGTTATGGGTACTTTTCGAGTGCCAATAGGGGTcgaaatcatattaaaataggCTGTACGGGAACCAACGTACTAGATCTTCACATCCTtagaatttttctaaaaaaagtgatACCAACCACGAATAACTAG
- the LOC121114587 gene encoding uncharacterized protein has protein sequence MAQQVGPPDDYNWSYPGSNTNVPAIQVFRPTWEEFKDFNKYMTYIESLGAHKAGIAKIIPPKEWVPRKKPIKLDELNIRIPDPICQMINGNRGIFQSLNIRKKGINVQDYHKLAESDRYRTPRYVDYEDLERKYWKNVTFVSPIYGADVPGSITDEDCESWNIRHLRSVLDYVNEDYNIQIEGVNTAYLYFGMWKTTFAWHTEDMDLHSINLLHYGESKFWYAIPPEHARRFERMADGVFPNLAKDCQAYLRHKMCLISPHLLRQNSIPYNKIVQKEGEIMVTFPMGYHSGFNTGFNIAESTNFATQRWVEYGKRTLKCYCNPDMVNISMDCFVKRFQPERYENWLAGKDYGRHPVDPVSIKETPAPPPTLDEFLGNITNKDKMIPLCMLEPRSDKRRHPIHRKDKVVDQCLTFEEESLTEKKMICKKGKKLKRTSSESSLSPDHVSPIKKPVTISGNINDLLPLTKKVFVKLDSNFMDKESELVKIKVEKKLPGVSYPNLKPLFGINKEVKRYDSNGRESKAPPHNNNNNTCLPLPHNYQDKLQIKLPNGTELLLSPRKKIDSSSSILKKPLLKDPSKFPQTLELNPRFQGKKDEVTIFLKKPVKENQMQLSLADTISKLKNKLSQNDELHTPKNAPAPLTVVPSSARMAGSRGTIPASSNLGSSISISNDLLPLQAPKLTPMNLASQSASVTIVPFDPNLPSSNLSQNQPHLEEKVSLGGHLSGQTSPSMTSLSVIPLSKPGESPPTPLSLLLPKHPTPISSASIVSERMNQYNPNLVVHPSSTGTSLSPHNIISVPQPVAQPAVIGRLISNRYFIQSNEFHSIRNSFTVIHSAWHPPLRLKSSNKSGWKLISKLNFLENILFLRLEGPLNISRSFKLPLKHLSTGGGHSWPPLSTHALQEISVINWEIQVAVDPYKKILITVLDPWKQVSFVSIPVKMYEKNKVMKGLHVHELKKMTTPPPLTMKEEEAAVV, from the exons ATGGCTCAGCAAGTGGGCCCTCCTGACGACTATAATTGGTCATATCCCGGTTCTAATACCAATGTACCTGCAATTCAAGTCTTTCGCCCAACATGGGAGGAATTCAAAGACTTTAATAAATACATGACTTATATAGAATCTTTAGGAGCTCATAAAGCAGGGATTGCAAAG ATTATTCCTCCCAAGGAATGGGTACCAAGGAAAAAGCCTATAAAGCttgatgaattaaatattcGCATCCCAGATCCAATATGTCAAATGATCAATGGGAATAGGGGTATCTTCCAAAGTTTAAACATCcgtaaaaaaggaataaatgtTCAAGATTATCATAAATTGGCAGAGTCAGACCGCTATAGAACACCTCGCTATGTGGACTATGAGGATCTTGAAAGGAAATATTGGAAGAATGTCACTTTTGTATCTCCTATTTACGGTGCTGATGTTCCTGGCTCTATCACTGACGAAGATTGCGAGTCTTGGAACATTCGACATCTCAGATCTGTACTTGATTATGTGAATGAGgactataatatacaaattgaagGAGTGAACACGGCTTATCTATATTTTGGGATGTGGAAAACCACTTTTGCTTGGCACACTGAAGATATGGATTTGCACTCAATTAACCTTCTTCATTATGGCGAGTCCAAGTTTTGGTATGCTATTCCTCCGGAACATGCTCGTCGATTTGAAAGAATGGCGGACGGAGTTTTTCCGAATCTTGCCAAGGATTGTCAAGCATATCTTCGGCATAAAATGTGTTTAATTTCACCGCATTTGTTGAGGCAAAACTCCATTCCTTACAATAAG ATTGTTCAGAAAGAAGGAGAAATCATGGTAACCTTCCCGATGGGTTATCATAGTGGATTTAACACAGGATTCAATATTGCAGAGTCCACCAATTTTGCAACACAGAGATGGGTAGAGTATGGAAAACGAACTCTCAAATGCTACTGTAATCCAGACATGGTTAATATTTCTATGGACTGTTTTGTCAAAAGATTCCAACCTGAACG CTATGAAAATTGGTTGGCCGGTAAGGATTATGGTCGTCATCCCGTGGATCCTGTATCCATTAAAGAAACCCCAGCCCCTCCTCCAACATTGGACGAATTCCTCGGGAACATTACGAATAAGGACAAAATGATTCCCCTCTGCATGTTGGAACCTCGATCAGACAAGAGAAGGCATCCCATTCATAGGAAGGACAAGGTGGTTGATCAATGTCTGACTTTTGAAGAGGAAAGCCTAACGGAAAAAAA AATGATATGTAAGAAAGGTAAGAAATTGAAGCGTACTTCAAGCGAATCCTCTCTCTCCCCTGATCATGTGTCTCCGATCAAGAAACCAGTGACCATATCTGGTAATATCAATGACTTGTTACCCTTGACTAAGAAGGTATTTGTGAAACTGGATTCCAATTTTATGGATAAAGAGAGCGAATTAGTTAAAATCAAGGTTGAGAAGAAGCTGCCTGGTGTGTCTTATCCTAATTTGAAACCTCTTTTCGGAATCAATAAGGAGGTTAAACGATATGACTCGAATGGGAGGGAGTCTAAAGCCCCTccccataataataataataatacatgcTTACCATTGCCACATAATTATCAGGACAAGCTTCAGATTAAGTTACCGAACGGAACAGAGCTCCTCCTTTCTCCACGAAAGAAAATTGATTCATCTTCCTCCATCCTTAAAAAACCTTTGCTGAAGGATCCTTCAAAATTTCCTCAGACACTAGAGTTGAATCCCAGGTTCCAAGGGAAAAAGGATGAAGTAACAATCTTTCTTAAGAAACCAGTCAAAGAAAATCAAATGCAGTTGAGTCTTGCGGACACTATCtcaaaactaaaaaacaaattatcacAGAATGATGAGCTTCATACTCCAAAAAACGCACCGGCCCCGCTCACCGTTGTCCCCAGTTCAGCGAGAATGGCCGGAAGTCGGGGGACAATCCCAGCATCATCAAACCTGGGAAGCTCAATATCAATTTCAAACGATCTCCTCCCTCTTCAAGCACCAAAGCTTACTCCTATGAACTTAGCAAGCCAATCAGCTTCTGTAACCATAGTGCCATTCGATCCCAATCTCCCTTCTTCGAATCTGAGTCAAAATCAGCCTCATTTGGAAGAAAAAGTTTCCCTTGGGGGTCATCTTTCAGGGCAAACTTCTCCTTCAATGACGAGCCTGAGTGTCATTCCCCTGTCGAAACCAGGGGAGTCTCCGCCTACCCCTCTTTCTTTGCTACTTCCCAAACACCCCACACCAATTTCTTCAGCCTCCATCGTAAGCGAGAGGATGAATCAGTACAACCCAAATTTGGTGGTCCACCCAAGTTCTACAGGAACGTCACTTTCCCCTCATAACATCATCTCAGTACCTCAACCGGTCGCTCAGCCTGCTGTAATAGGCCGCCTGATCTCCAATCGGTACTTTATACAAAGTAACGAATTTCACTCCATTCGCAATTCCTTTACGGTGATACATTCAGCCTGGCACCCACCCCTTAGACTCAAGTCCTCTAATAAAAGTGGATGGAAATTGATTTCCAAACTCAATTTCCTTGAGAATATACTATTTCTTCGACTTGAAGGTCCTCTCAATATATCTCGTAGCTTCAAATTACCTCTTAAACATTTATCCACGGGTGGTGGACATTCCTGGCCACCCCTCTCCACTCATGCTCTTCAAGAGATCTCAGTTATTAATTGGGAAATACAAGTCGCCGTGGATCCctacaagaaaattttaatcaCCGTTCTGGATCCTTGGAAACAAGTCTCCTTTGTTTCCATACCCGTTAAAATGTATGAGAAGAATAAAGTGATGAAAGGATTACATGTACATGAACTCAAGAAAATGACAACGCCGCCGCCGCTTACTATGAAGGAGGAGGAAGCGGCGGTGGTGTGA